A genomic stretch from Rhodothermales bacterium includes:
- a CDS encoding helix-turn-helix transcriptional regulator, which produces MAGRLVPQRLIEAAAERFRILSEPVRLVLLNHLNANGEMSVQQLVEATGQRQSNISKHLAQMAHAEMLERRRDGQHVLYRVIDPTVSALCLLVCGQLQSAADESTTFVA; this is translated from the coding sequence ATGGCAGGTCGGCTTGTGCCCCAGAGGCTAATAGAAGCAGCTGCAGAGCGGTTCCGGATACTCTCGGAGCCCGTGCGCCTGGTGCTACTGAACCATCTCAACGCCAATGGAGAGATGAGTGTGCAGCAGCTGGTCGAAGCGACCGGCCAGCGGCAGTCCAACATCAGCAAGCATCTCGCTCAGATGGCTCACGCCGAGATGCTGGAGCGGCGGCGAGATGGGCAGCACGTTCTTTACCGGGTGATTGACCCGACGGTATCTGCCCTTTGCCTACTTGTGTGTGGCCAGCTGCAGTC